The Aminithiophilus ramosus genome contains a region encoding:
- the metK gene encoding methionine adenosyltransferase has protein sequence MNERLCLVSSESVTEGHPDKLADQISDAVVDAVLAEDGRGRVACETLVGLGMVMVVGEMTARCRPDITAIARSVVKEAGYTRAEYGLDGDGCAVLTAVNGQSPDIARGVDRAGSADALDAIGAGDQGMMTGYACDETEELMPLPLSLAHRLARRLGEVRRMKLLPWLRPDGKCQVTVAYEGDLPRFVDTVVVSCQHHPDLHGGEVRAEIVEKVIRPVLPPALVGSDLRILVNPTGRFVVGGPQADTGVTGRKIVVDTYGGVVPHGGGAFSGKDPTKVDRSAAYMARYAAKNIVAAGLARRCLLQVAYAIGVARPVSLSVETFGTAVVDEGCLAALAGRIFDFRPAAILGDLDLLRPQYRRLAAYGHMGRIDLDPLPAWERIDRVRVLREEARRL, from the coding sequence ATGAACGAAAGGTTGTGCCTTGTCTCTTCGGAATCGGTCACGGAGGGGCATCCCGATAAGCTGGCCGATCAGATCTCCGACGCCGTCGTCGACGCCGTCCTGGCCGAGGACGGCCGGGGCCGCGTCGCCTGCGAGACGCTCGTCGGCCTCGGCATGGTCATGGTCGTGGGGGAGATGACGGCGCGCTGCCGTCCCGACATCACCGCCATCGCCCGGTCCGTCGTGAAGGAGGCGGGCTACACCCGGGCCGAGTACGGTCTCGACGGCGACGGCTGCGCCGTGCTGACGGCCGTGAACGGCCAGTCGCCCGACATCGCCCGCGGCGTCGATCGTGCCGGCTCCGCCGACGCCCTCGACGCCATAGGGGCCGGCGATCAGGGGATGATGACGGGCTATGCCTGCGACGAGACGGAGGAGCTCATGCCCCTGCCCCTCTCCCTGGCCCACAGGCTGGCCCGGCGCCTCGGCGAGGTCCGGCGCATGAAGCTCCTGCCCTGGCTCCGTCCCGACGGGAAATGTCAGGTCACCGTCGCCTACGAGGGCGACCTTCCCCGATTCGTCGATACCGTCGTCGTCTCCTGTCAGCATCACCCCGATCTTCACGGCGGGGAGGTCCGGGCCGAGATCGTCGAGAAGGTGATCCGTCCCGTCCTCCCTCCCGCCCTGGTCGGGTCCGACCTCCGCATCCTCGTCAATCCCACGGGGCGTTTCGTCGTCGGCGGTCCCCAGGCCGACACGGGCGTCACGGGGAGGAAGATCGTCGTCGACACCTACGGCGGCGTCGTCCCTCACGGGGGAGGGGCCTTCTCCGGCAAGGACCCGACCAAAGTGGATCGCTCGGCGGCCTACATGGCCCGCTACGCCGCCAAGAACATCGTCGCCGCGGGACTGGCGCGGCGCTGTCTCCTCCAGGTCGCCTACGCCATCGGCGTGGCCCGCCCCGTCTCCCTCTCCGTCGAGACCTTCGGCACGGCCGTCGTGGACGAAGGCTGTCTGGCGGCCCTGGCGGGCCGGATCTTCGATTTCCGCCCCGCCGCGATTCTCGGCGATCTCGATCTGCTCCGGCCTCAGTACAGGCGCCTGGCCGCCTACGGCCACATGGGCAGGATCGATCTCGACCCCCTTCCCGCCTGGGAGAGGATCGACCGGGTCCGGGTCCTGCGCGAAGAGGCGAGGCGGCTCTGA
- a CDS encoding glycyl-radical enzyme activating protein has protein sequence MNWEQDFMFFDPVVKRHHPEAGLIFDVQRFSIHDGPGIRTNIYLKGCSLRCRWCANPESWGVKPELMMIHHNCIHCGRCLSVCPTGSIGKDDEGKLRVSKASCRMPECGLCERACPANAMVVVGRYVTASDVVELALRDRHFYARTGGGVTFTGGEPLLQAAFVASCADRLHERGINTAVETAGFAPWDEAEALFRRMDTVLFDIKHMDSAVHKEYVGVPNEAIHETLRRVDSVGCPIRVRLPLIPGVNDSLENVRATAALALSLKNLQSLDLLPYHRMGEPKWDQIQRTYLLSGLEPHRREEVEPLYEAVRAMGLPATIGG, from the coding sequence ATGAACTGGGAACAGGATTTCATGTTTTTCGATCCGGTGGTGAAACGACATCACCCCGAGGCGGGCCTCATCTTCGACGTCCAGCGCTTCTCCATCCACGATGGCCCGGGGATCAGGACCAACATCTACCTCAAGGGCTGTTCCCTGCGCTGCCGCTGGTGCGCCAATCCCGAGTCCTGGGGCGTGAAGCCCGAACTGATGATGATCCACCACAACTGCATCCACTGCGGCCGCTGCCTGTCCGTCTGTCCGACGGGCTCCATCGGCAAGGACGACGAGGGGAAGCTGCGCGTCAGCAAGGCGAGCTGCCGCATGCCCGAGTGCGGCCTCTGCGAGAGGGCCTGTCCGGCCAACGCCATGGTCGTCGTCGGGCGCTACGTCACCGCCTCCGACGTCGTCGAGCTGGCCCTGAGGGACCGCCACTTCTACGCCAGGACCGGCGGCGGCGTCACCTTCACCGGAGGCGAGCCCCTCCTCCAGGCCGCCTTCGTCGCCTCCTGCGCCGACAGACTCCACGAGCGGGGCATCAACACGGCCGTCGAGACGGCCGGATTCGCTCCCTGGGACGAGGCCGAGGCCCTTTTCCGGCGGATGGATACGGTTCTTTTCGATATCAAGCACATGGACAGCGCCGTTCACAAGGAGTACGTGGGCGTCCCCAACGAGGCGATCCACGAGACGCTTCGCCGCGTCGATTCCGTCGGCTGTCCCATCCGGGTCCGCCTTCCGCTCATTCCCGGAGTGAACGATTCCCTGGAAAACGTGAGGGCCACGGCGGCTCTCGCCCTGTCCCTGAAGAACCTTCAGTCCCTCGACCTGCTGCCCTATCACCGCATGGGAGAGCCCAAGTGGGACCAGATCCAGCGGACCTACCTCCTCTCGGGGCTGGAGCCTCATCGCAGGGAAGAGGTGGAGCCCCTCTACGAGGCCGTCAGGGCCATGGGACTGCCGGCCACGATCGGTGGCTGA
- a CDS encoding glycyl radical protein has product MNEEMLQKLIAEVCRQVLAPAPGSAAAPACCAATKEIAEPLSMGGPSPRVQKKLAGFVGIQPEVCVERALLVTKAYQETEGLPVYTRRAHALETILDNMSIFIGDEELIVGNQCSKPRSSPLFPEFSCDWIEPELDTMAHRDGDAFQISEESKAALRAIFPYWKGKTNNELATNLMPPECLEAMMAGVYTFGNYYYNGVGHISVGYWKVLERGLNGIIADAAEAKARLDVSDADDLRKCHFYNSIITSCKAVIRFAGRFAAEAEKQAASCPDPRRKAELLEIARICRKVPAEPAGSFHEACQSWWFLHLVIQIESNGHSVSPGRFDQYMYPHFAKDPSITVEKAQELVDLLFIKLTELNKIRDAESTKVFGGYPLFQNMIVGGVNRKGEDATNAISYICLQAAQNTKLYQPSLSVRIHENTPHIFYLKAVQTTREGLGIPAYYNDRVIIPALLARGLARDDARDYCMIGCVEPQCGGKTEGWHDAAFFNLAKIVELAMNDGVCPACGKQLGPKTGKATSFTTFEQFKEAYAKQMEYFVRLLAIADNAVDATHARNMPLPFLSSMVDDCIGSGKSLQEGGAVYNFTGPQGVGVANAGDSLAAVKKLVFEENALTMEQLKTAIDKNFEGPDGEAVRQLLLNRAPKYGNDIDYVDVLAREAAMIYCREVDRYHNPRGGQFQPGLYPASANVPMGAAVMATPDGRKANTPLADGVSPSGGLDQSGPTATALSVAKLDHAEASNGTLLNMKFHPNAVKDDRGLENLVAVTETLFTHGGSHVQYNVVSKETLLDAQKNPEKYRGLVVRVAGYSAFFTALDSRIQNDIIARTEQVF; this is encoded by the coding sequence ATGAACGAAGAGATGCTTCAGAAGCTCATCGCCGAGGTCTGCCGCCAGGTCCTGGCCCCGGCCCCCGGCTCCGCTGCGGCTCCGGCCTGCTGCGCGGCGACGAAGGAGATCGCCGAGCCCCTCTCCATGGGCGGTCCCAGCCCCCGCGTCCAGAAGAAGCTGGCCGGCTTCGTGGGCATTCAGCCCGAAGTCTGCGTCGAGCGGGCCCTTCTGGTGACGAAGGCCTACCAGGAGACGGAGGGCCTTCCCGTCTACACCCGGCGTGCCCACGCCCTGGAGACGATTCTGGACAACATGTCCATCTTCATCGGCGACGAGGAACTGATCGTCGGCAACCAGTGCTCCAAGCCCCGCAGCTCGCCCCTCTTCCCCGAGTTCTCCTGCGACTGGATCGAGCCCGAGCTGGATACGATGGCCCATCGCGACGGCGACGCCTTCCAGATCTCCGAGGAGAGCAAGGCCGCTCTTCGGGCCATCTTCCCCTACTGGAAGGGCAAGACCAACAACGAGCTGGCCACGAACCTCATGCCCCCCGAGTGTCTCGAGGCGATGATGGCCGGCGTCTACACCTTCGGCAACTACTACTACAACGGCGTGGGCCACATCTCCGTCGGCTACTGGAAGGTCCTCGAGCGGGGCCTCAACGGCATCATCGCCGACGCCGCCGAGGCCAAGGCCAGGCTCGACGTCTCCGACGCCGACGACCTGCGCAAGTGCCACTTCTACAACAGCATCATCACCTCCTGCAAGGCCGTCATCCGCTTCGCCGGCCGCTTCGCCGCCGAGGCCGAGAAGCAGGCGGCCTCCTGCCCCGATCCGCGGCGTAAGGCCGAACTCCTCGAGATCGCCCGGATCTGCCGCAAGGTTCCCGCCGAGCCGGCCGGCAGCTTCCACGAGGCCTGCCAGTCCTGGTGGTTCCTCCACCTCGTCATCCAGATCGAGTCCAACGGCCATTCCGTCTCGCCGGGCCGCTTCGATCAGTACATGTACCCCCACTTCGCAAAGGACCCCTCCATCACCGTCGAAAAGGCCCAGGAGCTGGTCGATCTCCTCTTCATCAAGCTGACGGAGCTCAACAAGATCCGCGACGCCGAGTCGACGAAGGTCTTCGGCGGCTACCCCCTCTTCCAGAACATGATCGTCGGCGGCGTCAACCGCAAAGGAGAGGACGCCACCAACGCCATCTCCTACATCTGTCTCCAGGCCGCCCAGAACACCAAGCTCTACCAGCCCTCCCTGTCGGTCCGGATCCACGAGAACACGCCCCATATCTTCTACCTCAAGGCCGTCCAGACGACGCGCGAGGGGCTGGGCATTCCGGCCTACTACAACGACCGCGTCATCATCCCCGCCCTCCTGGCCCGGGGGCTGGCCCGCGACGACGCCCGCGACTACTGCATGATCGGCTGCGTCGAGCCCCAGTGCGGCGGCAAGACCGAGGGGTGGCACGACGCCGCCTTCTTCAATCTGGCCAAGATCGTCGAGCTGGCCATGAACGACGGCGTCTGCCCGGCCTGCGGCAAGCAGCTCGGCCCCAAGACGGGCAAGGCCACTTCCTTCACCACCTTCGAGCAGTTCAAGGAGGCCTACGCCAAGCAGATGGAGTATTTCGTCCGTCTTCTGGCCATCGCCGACAACGCCGTCGACGCCACCCACGCCCGGAACATGCCCCTGCCCTTCCTCTCCTCCATGGTCGACGACTGCATCGGGTCCGGCAAGTCGCTTCAGGAGGGAGGGGCCGTCTACAACTTCACCGGTCCCCAGGGCGTGGGCGTCGCCAACGCCGGAGACTCCCTCGCCGCCGTGAAGAAGCTCGTCTTCGAGGAGAACGCCCTCACCATGGAGCAGCTCAAGACGGCCATCGACAAGAACTTCGAGGGGCCCGACGGCGAGGCCGTCCGCCAGCTCCTCCTCAACAGGGCCCCCAAGTACGGCAACGACATCGACTACGTCGACGTGCTGGCCCGCGAGGCGGCCATGATCTACTGCCGCGAGGTCGACCGCTACCACAACCCCCGGGGCGGCCAGTTCCAGCCCGGCCTCTACCCGGCCTCGGCCAACGTCCCCATGGGGGCGGCCGTCATGGCCACGCCCGACGGACGGAAGGCCAACACGCCTCTTGCCGACGGCGTCTCGCCCAGCGGCGGCCTGGACCAGTCGGGACCGACGGCGACGGCCCTCTCCGTGGCCAAGCTCGATCACGCCGAGGCCTCGAACGGCACGCTGCTCAACATGAAGTTCCACCCCAACGCCGTCAAGGACGACAGGGGACTGGAGAACCTCGTCGCCGTCACCGAGACCCTCTTCACCCACGGCGGCTCCCACGTCCAGTACAACGTCGTCAGCAAGGAGACGCTCCTCGACGCCCAGAAGAACCCCGAGAAGTACCGGGGCCTCGTCGTCCGCGTCGCCGGATACAGCGCCTTCTTCACCGCCCTCGACTCGCGCATCCAGAACGACATCATCGCCCGGACGGAGCAGGTCTTCTGA
- the pduB gene encoding propanediol utilization microcompartment protein PduB encodes MNEQELMKKVMEQVMQKLSPQGTPEAPALPPAAAPAEAKAEKVPSGSSANFDPIGVTEYIGTAMGHTIGLVIANVDASLHEKMGIDKRFRSIGIISDRIGAGPQLMAADEAVKATNTEIISAEMPRDTEGGCGHGCLIIFGAEDVSDIRRAVEVTLSCLDTYFGDVWANEVGYLELQYTARASYCLNKALGAPVGKAFGLVLGAPAGIGVVISDTALKAAEVEAYAYCSPSKGTSFTNESFVMITGDSGAVRQAIRSAREVGVKLLATLGSEPKSTTTPYI; translated from the coding sequence ATGAACGAACAGGAACTGATGAAAAAGGTCATGGAGCAGGTCATGCAGAAACTGAGTCCCCAGGGCACTCCTGAGGCTCCCGCCCTTCCCCCGGCGGCCGCTCCCGCCGAGGCGAAGGCCGAGAAGGTCCCGTCGGGGTCGTCGGCCAATTTCGATCCCATCGGCGTGACGGAGTACATCGGCACGGCCATGGGACACACCATCGGCCTCGTCATCGCCAACGTCGACGCCAGCCTTCACGAGAAGATGGGCATCGACAAGCGCTTCCGCTCCATCGGGATCATCTCGGACCGCATCGGCGCCGGCCCTCAGCTCATGGCCGCCGACGAGGCCGTCAAGGCCACCAACACGGAGATCATCTCGGCCGAGATGCCCCGTGACACCGAGGGCGGCTGCGGTCACGGCTGCCTCATCATCTTCGGCGCCGAAGACGTCTCCGACATCCGCCGCGCCGTCGAGGTCACCCTCTCCTGTCTGGACACCTACTTCGGCGACGTCTGGGCCAACGAGGTGGGCTACCTGGAGCTCCAGTACACGGCCCGGGCCTCCTACTGCCTCAACAAGGCCCTGGGCGCCCCCGTGGGCAAGGCCTTCGGCCTCGTCCTAGGCGCTCCCGCCGGCATCGGCGTCGTCATCAGCGACACGGCCCTCAAGGCCGCCGAGGTCGAGGCCTACGCCTACTGCTCCCCCAGCAAGGGCACGTCGTTCACGAACGAATCCTTCGTCATGATCACCGGCGACTCGGGCGCCGTCCGCCAGGCCATCCGCTCGGCCCGCGAGGTGGGCGTCAAGCTCCTGGCCACGCTCGGCTCGGAGCCCAAGTCGACGACGACGCCCTATATCTGA
- a CDS encoding BMC domain-containing protein has product MNGDALGMIETRGLVGSIEAADAMVKAANVRLIGYEKIGSAYVTVMVRGDVGAVKAAVDAGAAAAKRVGEVVSVHVIPRPHLDTEKLLPKVE; this is encoded by the coding sequence ATGAACGGAGATGCCCTGGGAATGATCGAGACCCGCGGCCTGGTGGGGTCCATCGAGGCGGCCGATGCCATGGTCAAGGCGGCCAACGTGAGACTCATCGGCTACGAGAAGATCGGATCGGCCTACGTGACGGTCATGGTCCGCGGCGACGTGGGAGCCGTCAAGGCCGCCGTCGACGCCGGAGCCGCCGCGGCCAAGAGGGTTGGGGAAGTCGTATCGGTCCATGTCATTCCCCGCCCCCATCTGGACACGGAAAAGCTGTTGCCCAAGGTCGAATAG
- a CDS encoding SRPBCC family protein — MADLFESAVLKAPVERVWDVVRDYNAISVWHPMIRSSRLEGIGVGSVRHITFNDGKAASERLLALADDERLLRYAFIDSPMAVTDYRAAMALFPVTATGETFLVWSGSYDDTNLARRRENEAIFREIFRSGLEGLARHCEGKG; from the coding sequence ATGGCCGATCTGTTCGAAAGCGCCGTTCTCAAGGCGCCTGTGGAAAGGGTCTGGGACGTCGTCCGAGACTACAACGCCATTTCCGTCTGGCACCCGATGATCCGCTCCAGCCGTCTCGAGGGGATCGGCGTGGGCTCGGTCCGTCACATCACCTTCAACGACGGGAAGGCGGCTTCGGAACGCCTCCTGGCCCTCGCCGACGACGAACGTCTCCTTCGTTACGCCTTCATCGATTCCCCCATGGCCGTGACGGACTACAGGGCCGCCATGGCCCTCTTCCCCGTCACGGCCACGGGAGAGACCTTCCTCGTCTGGAGCGGCTCCTACGACGACACCAATCTGGCCCGGCGCCGGGAGAACGAGGCGATCTTCCGCGAGATCTTCCGCTCGGGCCTGGAGGGCCTGGCCCGGCACTGCGAGGGGAAAGGGTAG
- a CDS encoding glycyl radical protein: protein MDEAMLQKLIADVCSQVMPRKAETAPQGPPEGKKAVDPRDMAGPSPRIERKLKRFFEQQPEICVERALLVTKAYQETEGHPIYRRRAHALATILDNMTIFIGDDELVVGNQCSTPRSAPIYPEFSCKWLIPELDSLSHRHSDRFLISEEKKAALRAIFPYWEGRTNSEIAARLMPPECIEAMDLGVYTFGNYFFNGVGHISVAYWKVLEKGLDGIVADAEAERARLDIADGEDLRKDHFLASVIDSCQAVIRFAGRFADEAEKKAASCSDPKRRAELLEIARICRKVPARPAGSFHEACQSWWFIQDVMQIESNGHSVSPGRFDQYMYPHYVNDGNLTAEKAQELVDLLFIKLSEMNKVRDAESTKVFAGYQCFQNMIAGGVDRSGRDATNPLSYMVLQAMANVRLTSPSLSVRIHENTPLAFYRKAAELVRLGLGFPAFYNDRVIIPALMARGVAREDARDYAMIGCVEPQCGGKTYGWHDAAFFSLGKIVELVMNNGVEPLSGRQIGPKTGEVTSFATYEDFYEAYKKQTEHFVRLMVIADNAVDATYMTNMPLPFLSSMVDDCIGRGKAVEEGGAVYNFSGPQGVGVANLADSLAAIRKLVYEDKVLSMAQLKKAVDSDFAGAEGESVRQMLLNRAPKYGNDIDYVDRIAREATLVYCKEVDRYHCPRGGQFQPGLYPVSGNVSTGAAMGATPDGRKAHTPVADGVSPSGGADRGGPTATVLSVAKLDHAEASNGTLLNMKFHPTALKGDKGLDDLISVTEGLFTHGGSHVQYNVVSKETLLAAQEKPEEYKSLVVRVAGYSAFFTVLDRSVQNDIISRTEQVF from the coding sequence GTGGACGAAGCCATGCTCCAGAAACTCATCGCCGACGTCTGCAGCCAGGTCATGCCCCGGAAAGCCGAGACGGCGCCTCAGGGTCCGCCGGAGGGGAAAAAGGCCGTCGATCCCCGCGACATGGCCGGCCCCAGCCCCCGGATCGAGAGGAAGCTCAAGCGCTTCTTCGAACAGCAGCCCGAGATCTGCGTCGAGCGGGCTCTCCTGGTGACGAAGGCCTATCAGGAGACGGAAGGGCACCCCATCTACAGACGGCGCGCCCACGCCCTGGCGACGATCCTGGACAACATGACGATCTTCATCGGCGACGACGAACTCGTCGTCGGCAACCAGTGCTCCACGCCGCGGAGCGCCCCCATCTACCCCGAATTCTCCTGCAAGTGGCTCATCCCCGAGCTGGACAGCCTCTCCCACCGACACAGCGACCGCTTCCTCATCTCCGAGGAGAAGAAGGCCGCCCTCCGGGCCATCTTCCCCTACTGGGAGGGCCGGACGAACAGCGAGATCGCGGCCCGACTCATGCCGCCCGAGTGCATCGAGGCCATGGATCTGGGCGTCTACACCTTCGGCAACTACTTCTTCAACGGCGTGGGCCACATCTCCGTCGCCTACTGGAAGGTCCTGGAGAAGGGCCTCGACGGCATCGTCGCCGACGCCGAGGCCGAGCGGGCCAGGCTGGACATCGCCGACGGCGAGGACCTCAGGAAGGACCACTTCCTCGCCTCCGTCATCGACTCCTGCCAGGCCGTCATCCGTTTCGCCGGCCGCTTCGCCGACGAGGCCGAAAAGAAGGCGGCCTCCTGTTCCGACCCGAAGCGCAGGGCCGAACTTCTCGAGATCGCCCGGATCTGCCGCAAGGTCCCGGCCCGTCCGGCCGGGAGTTTCCACGAGGCCTGCCAGTCCTGGTGGTTCATCCAGGACGTGATGCAGATCGAATCCAACGGCCATTCCGTCTCTCCCGGTCGCTTCGACCAGTACATGTACCCCCACTACGTCAACGACGGAAACCTCACGGCCGAAAAGGCCCAGGAGCTGGTCGATCTGCTCTTCATCAAGCTTTCGGAGATGAACAAGGTCCGCGACGCCGAGTCGACGAAGGTCTTCGCCGGCTACCAGTGCTTCCAGAACATGATCGCCGGCGGCGTCGACAGGAGCGGCAGGGACGCCACGAACCCCCTCTCCTACATGGTCCTCCAGGCCATGGCCAACGTCCGCCTCACCTCTCCCTCCCTCTCGGTCCGCATCCACGAAAACACGCCCCTGGCCTTCTACCGCAAGGCGGCCGAGCTGGTCCGCCTCGGGCTGGGATTCCCGGCCTTCTACAACGACAGGGTCATCATCCCGGCCCTCATGGCCCGCGGCGTCGCCCGCGAGGACGCCCGCGACTACGCCATGATCGGCTGCGTCGAGCCCCAGTGCGGCGGCAAGACCTACGGCTGGCACGACGCCGCCTTCTTCAGCCTGGGCAAGATCGTCGAGCTGGTCATGAACAACGGCGTCGAGCCCCTCTCGGGCAGGCAGATCGGGCCCAAAACGGGAGAGGTCACCTCCTTCGCCACCTACGAGGACTTCTACGAGGCCTACAAGAAGCAGACGGAGCACTTCGTCCGCCTCATGGTCATCGCCGACAACGCCGTCGACGCCACCTACATGACCAACATGCCCCTGCCCTTCCTCTCCTCCATGGTCGACGACTGCATCGGGAGAGGGAAGGCCGTCGAGGAGGGAGGCGCCGTCTACAACTTCTCCGGCCCCCAGGGCGTGGGCGTCGCCAACCTGGCCGACTCCCTGGCCGCCATCAGGAAGCTCGTCTACGAGGACAAGGTCCTCTCCATGGCCCAGCTTAAAAAGGCCGTCGACAGCGACTTCGCGGGAGCCGAAGGGGAGTCGGTGCGGCAGATGCTCCTCAACAGGGCCCCCAAATACGGCAACGACATCGATTACGTCGACAGGATCGCCCGCGAGGCCACCCTGGTCTACTGCAAGGAGGTCGACCGCTACCACTGCCCCAGGGGAGGCCAGTTCCAGCCCGGACTCTACCCCGTCTCGGGCAACGTGAGCACCGGGGCGGCCATGGGGGCCACGCCCGACGGACGGAAGGCGCACACGCCCGTGGCCGACGGCGTCTCTCCCAGCGGCGGCGCCGACCGGGGCGGCCCGACGGCGACGGTCCTCTCCGTGGCCAAGCTCGATCACGCCGAGGCCTCCAACGGAACGCTGCTGAACATGAAGTTCCATCCCACGGCCCTCAAGGGCGACAAGGGACTCGACGACCTGATCTCCGTCACGGAAGGGCTCTTCACCCACGGCGGCTCCCACGTCCAGTACAACGTCGTCAGCAAAGAGACCCTTCTGGCCGCCCAGGAGAAGCCCGAGGAATACAAGAGCCTCGTCGTCCGCGTGGCCGGCTACAGCGCCTTCTTCACCGTCCTCGACCGGAGCGTCCAGAACGACATCATCTCCCGGACGGAACAGGTGTTCTGA
- a CDS encoding BMC domain-containing protein, whose protein sequence is MNGDALGMIETRGLVGSIEAADAMAKAANGRLIGYEKIGSAYVTVMVRGDVGAVKAAVDAGAAAARAVGDVVSVHVIPRPHGDTEKLLPRLRVEPEAPVPSSAS, encoded by the coding sequence ATGAACGGAGATGCCCTGGGAATGATCGAGACGCGAGGTCTGGTGGGCTCCATCGAGGCGGCCGACGCCATGGCCAAGGCGGCCAACGGGAGGCTCATCGGCTACGAGAAGATCGGATCGGCCTACGTGACGGTCATGGTCCGCGGCGACGTGGGAGCCGTCAAGGCCGCCGTCGACGCCGGAGCCGCCGCGGCCAGAGCCGTGGGGGACGTCGTCTCGGTCCACGTCATCCCCCGCCCCCACGGAGACACGGAGAAGCTTCTGCCCCGGCTCAGGGTGGAGCCAGAGGCCCCGGTCCCCTCGTCGGCGTCGTAG
- the pepT gene encoding peptidase T, which produces MSSLLDRFLRYVTVPSNADPDGGGTPSSPGQWEMARLLAREMEAMGLDAVTVDAHGYVTAALPSNLPEADVPVVGLIAHIDTSPAVTDRSVSPRVVLYEGGDIVLDGEGLFRLSPSEFPELERYRGQELVVTDGRTLLGADDKAGVAEILSALDYLKAHPEIPRATVRVAFTPDEEIGHGAELLDLETFGADFAYTVDGGPLGELSFETFNAARAVVTIRGRSVHPGTAKGTMINALLVGTALVASLPADETPARTEGRQGFFHVERFCGDVERAELEILVRDHDGERFLRRKERLRREVEAASAASGAAIELDLADQYRNMAPLFDGDRQVIVDLARRAMAAAGVEAREMPVRGGTDGARLSFRGLLTPNLFTGGHNFHGRHEYIPVPSMEKALQVLVNLISLAASVGRAHRFPGKGGGSVALDADGGGRPSENERVAPSGADPAEG; this is translated from the coding sequence GTGTCGTCCCTTCTGGATCGTTTCCTTCGCTACGTGACCGTTCCGAGCAACGCCGACCCCGACGGAGGCGGGACGCCCAGCAGTCCCGGCCAGTGGGAAATGGCCCGTCTTCTGGCTCGCGAGATGGAGGCCATGGGCCTCGACGCCGTGACCGTCGACGCTCACGGCTACGTGACGGCCGCCTTGCCGTCGAACCTTCCCGAGGCCGATGTCCCCGTCGTCGGCCTCATCGCCCACATCGACACGTCGCCGGCCGTGACGGATCGTTCCGTCTCGCCCCGCGTCGTCCTCTACGAGGGGGGGGACATCGTCCTCGACGGGGAGGGGCTCTTCCGCCTCAGCCCGTCGGAATTTCCCGAGCTGGAGAGGTACCGGGGGCAGGAGCTCGTCGTCACCGACGGCCGGACCCTCCTCGGAGCCGACGACAAGGCGGGCGTGGCCGAGATCCTCTCGGCCCTGGATTACCTCAAGGCCCATCCCGAAATCCCCCGCGCCACGGTCCGCGTGGCCTTCACGCCCGACGAGGAGATCGGTCACGGCGCCGAGCTCCTCGACCTGGAGACCTTCGGCGCCGATTTCGCCTACACCGTCGACGGAGGGCCCCTGGGCGAACTCTCCTTCGAGACCTTCAACGCGGCCCGGGCCGTCGTGACGATCCGAGGGCGCAGCGTCCACCCGGGCACGGCCAAGGGGACGATGATCAACGCCCTCCTCGTCGGGACCGCCCTCGTGGCGTCCCTCCCCGCCGACGAGACCCCCGCCCGCACCGAGGGACGCCAGGGCTTCTTCCACGTCGAACGCTTCTGCGGAGACGTCGAAAGGGCCGAGCTGGAAATCCTCGTCCGCGATCACGACGGCGAACGCTTCCTCCGGCGCAAGGAGCGACTCCGGAGGGAGGTCGAGGCCGCATCGGCCGCAAGCGGCGCGGCCATCGAGCTCGACCTCGCCGACCAGTACCGCAACATGGCGCCCCTTTTCGACGGAGATCGGCAGGTCATCGTCGACCTGGCCCGGCGCGCCATGGCGGCCGCAGGCGTCGAGGCGAGGGAGATGCCCGTCCGGGGCGGGACGGACGGGGCCCGCCTCTCCTTCCGGGGGCTTCTCACGCCCAACCTCTTCACGGGAGGGCACAACTTCCACGGCCGCCACGAGTACATCCCCGTCCCCTCCATGGAAAAGGCCCTTCAGGTCCTGGTCAACCTGATCTCCCTCGCCGCCTCCGTCGGGAGGGCGCATCGTTTCCCCGGAAAGGGCGGCGGCTCTGTCGCCCTCGACGCGGACGGCGGCGGACGTCCCTCGGAGAACGAAAGGGTCGCTCCCTCCGGAGCCGATCCCGCCGAGGGATGA